In one Alosa alosa isolate M-15738 ecotype Scorff River chromosome 14, AALO_Geno_1.1, whole genome shotgun sequence genomic region, the following are encoded:
- the spata4 gene encoding spermatogenesis-associated protein 4, which translates to MAYAQTPKKTGLPREVLKWLQSLDLSFSPKNVRRDFSNGYLVAEIFSWYYPEDFTMHSYDNGTSLAAKLSNWAQIERFFTRQHIPLPKEVIDGTIHCKPGAAELLVQEIYSILTHRRLKTWLGGDVDFSDRGYQVQLPMVARSTASKAIKNNLQQSEMVAEPNINTIQGKIQAIVQRHLEDRRLERLQDPKRFGVKPTLGERAACLSTSSSRSTQGPDSPFISQPDSRGSLIRSRTSVHFKEMDRTLSY; encoded by the exons ATGGCTTATGCACAAACTCCTAAGAAGACGGGGCTCCCTCGAGAAGTTCTGAAATGGTTGCAAAGTCTTGATTTATCCTTTTCTCCAAAGAATGTACGCAG AGACTTTTCCAATGGCTACCTTGTAGCTGAGATTTTTTCTTGGTACTATCCTGAGGATTTCACCATGCACTCGTATGACAACGGGACATCACTGGCCGCCAAACTCAGCAACTGGGCCCAGATAGAACGG TTTTTCACGAGACAACACATCCCTTTGCCAAAGGAGGTCATAGATGGCACCATTCACTGCAAGCCAGGGGCTGCAGAGCTTCTGGTGCAGGAGATCTACAGTATCTTGACCCACAGGCG GTTGAAGACGTGGCTCGGGGGAGATGTCGACTTCTCTGACCGTGGCTACCAGGTGCAGCTTCCTATGGTGGCGCGCTCCACAGCCTCCAAGGCCATCAAGAACAACCTGCAACAGTCAGAGATGGTAGCTGAGCCCAACATTAACACCATCCAGGGCAAGATCCAGGCCATTGTACAGCGCCACCTAGAGGACAGGAGACTGGAACGCTTACAGGATCCGA AACGTTTCGGTGTGAAGCCCACCCTGGGGGAGCGTGCGGCTTGCCTATCCACCTCGTCCAGCCGGTCCACACAGGGTCCAGATTCCCCCTTCATCTCACAGCCTG ACTCGAGAGGCTCGTTGATCAGGAGCAGAACCAGTGTCCACTTCAAGGAGATGGACAGGACTCTGTCCTACTAA
- the asb5a gene encoding ankyrin repeat and SOCS box protein 5 isoform X2, translated as MKAGDDDDKDVWNATAGIMEIDSGPWVDRTPLHDAAYHGRLLCLKTLIFQGHSVNALTIDHVSPLHEACIGNHVSCARALIDAGANVNLSTIDGVTPLLNSVIVGSVGCAESLLESGARPQAAATCQPSPLHEACARGHIKCVEALITWGADVDMDLPASGTPLYTSCRTRHPLCAKRLLDAGADVQLGTAMDTPLHMAAERDCTELVQLLLEFGADANVRNVEFKRPVESAPPGSLTEGFLLVYEATPRILSHLCRQRIRECAGRQRLHLLPSLPLPKALRNFVCFR; from the exons ATGAAGGCAGGTGATGACGATGACAAGGATGTGTGGAACGCCACGGCGGGCATTATGGAGATCGACTCAG GGCCATGGGTAGATAGGACACCCCTCCATGACGCAGCCTATCACGGAAGACTGCTCTGTCTTAAGACCCTCATCTTTCAG GGTCACAGTGTGAATGCCCTGACGATAGACCACGTGAGCCCTCTTCATGAAGCCTGTATTggcaaccatgtttcctgtgcACGGGCCCTCATTGATGCTGGTGCTAAT GTGAATTTGAGCACCATAGATGGCGTTACGCCCCTGTTGAACTCGGTCATTGTGGGCAGTGTGGGATGTGCGGAGTCCCTCCTGGAGAGCGGGGCAAGACCCCAGGCCGCCGCCACCTGTCAGCCCTCCCCCCTTCATGAGGCATGTGCCCGAG GCCACATTAAGTGTGTGGAAGCCCTGATTACCTGGGGGGCGGATGTGGACATGGACCTGCCTGCCAGCGGGACACCTCTCTACACCTCATGCCGTACTAGGCACCCCTTGTGTGCCAAGAGACTGCTGGATGCAG GAGCAGACGTTCAGCTGGGCACGGCGATGGACACACCGCTACACATGGCTGCAGAGAGGGACTGCACTGAGCTTGTGCAGCTCCTGCTGGAGTTTGGGGCCGACGCCAACGTGAGAAACGTGGAGTTCAAGAGGCCTGTTGAGTCAGCGCCACCCGGCAGTCTCACTGAAGGCTTTCTGCTTGTGTATGagg CTACCCCACGTATCTTGAGCCATTTGTGCCGTCAGCGAATCAGAGAATGTGCTGGTCGCCAGAGACTTCACCTGCTCCCCAGCCTGCCTCTTCCTAAAGCTCTCAGAAACTTTGTGTGCTTCAGATAG
- the asb5a gene encoding ankyrin repeat and SOCS box protein 5 isoform X1, protein MTESSEFKPFAAQLSNVYLTILALFCFKLFVRITLNLLTYFYIIRGNRKEAARISAEFYDSGQGQRPWVDRTPLHDAAYHGRLLCLKTLIFQGHSVNALTIDHVSPLHEACIGNHVSCARALIDAGANVNLSTIDGVTPLLNSVIVGSVGCAESLLESGARPQAAATCQPSPLHEACARGHIKCVEALITWGADVDMDLPASGTPLYTSCRTRHPLCAKRLLDAGADVQLGTAMDTPLHMAAERDCTELVQLLLEFGADANVRNVEFKRPVESAPPGSLTEGFLLVYEATPRILSHLCRQRIRECAGRQRLHLLPSLPLPKALRNFVCFR, encoded by the exons ATGACTGAATCCTCTGAGTTCAAGCCCTTCGCGGCACAGCTGTCCAATGTTTACCTCACCATCTTGGCGCTGTTCTGCTTCAAGCTCTTCGTCAGAATCACGCTGAACCTACTGACGTACTTCTATATAATCAGGGGGAACCGTAAAGAAGCGGCCAGAATATCCGCAGAGTTCTACGATTCTGGCCAAGGACAGA GGCCATGGGTAGATAGGACACCCCTCCATGACGCAGCCTATCACGGAAGACTGCTCTGTCTTAAGACCCTCATCTTTCAG GGTCACAGTGTGAATGCCCTGACGATAGACCACGTGAGCCCTCTTCATGAAGCCTGTATTggcaaccatgtttcctgtgcACGGGCCCTCATTGATGCTGGTGCTAAT GTGAATTTGAGCACCATAGATGGCGTTACGCCCCTGTTGAACTCGGTCATTGTGGGCAGTGTGGGATGTGCGGAGTCCCTCCTGGAGAGCGGGGCAAGACCCCAGGCCGCCGCCACCTGTCAGCCCTCCCCCCTTCATGAGGCATGTGCCCGAG GCCACATTAAGTGTGTGGAAGCCCTGATTACCTGGGGGGCGGATGTGGACATGGACCTGCCTGCCAGCGGGACACCTCTCTACACCTCATGCCGTACTAGGCACCCCTTGTGTGCCAAGAGACTGCTGGATGCAG GAGCAGACGTTCAGCTGGGCACGGCGATGGACACACCGCTACACATGGCTGCAGAGAGGGACTGCACTGAGCTTGTGCAGCTCCTGCTGGAGTTTGGGGCCGACGCCAACGTGAGAAACGTGGAGTTCAAGAGGCCTGTTGAGTCAGCGCCACCCGGCAGTCTCACTGAAGGCTTTCTGCTTGTGTATGagg CTACCCCACGTATCTTGAGCCATTTGTGCCGTCAGCGAATCAGAGAATGTGCTGGTCGCCAGAGACTTCACCTGCTCCCCAGCCTGCCTCTTCCTAAAGCTCTCAGAAACTTTGTGTGCTTCAGATAG